From one Coffea eugenioides isolate CCC68of chromosome 11, Ceug_1.0, whole genome shotgun sequence genomic stretch:
- the LOC113752264 gene encoding large ribosomal RNA subunit accumulation protein YCED homolog 2, chloroplastic-like — MNTIPNQHFAQANSILLSPRASSKTRASQRRNDFSLTTNRSQKAPRGLIKISTADGRWQKNWNLDYNLSLQELQLQGLAEDGHNENEVSIGLCIHKHTGFGLSVDGRITTSFTRKCSNCSSSFCREVLIH, encoded by the exons ATGAACACTATTCCTAATCAACATTTTGCACAAGCCAATTCCATCCTCTTGTCTCCTCGGGCCAGCTCCAAGACTAGAGCTTCTCAAAGGAGAAATGATTTCTCACTG ACAACGAATAGAAGTCAAAAGGCTCCACGGGGATTGATCAAGATATCAACAGCAGATGGGAGATGGCAAAAAAATTGGAATCTAGACTACAATTTGTCACTCCAAGAGCTTCAACTTCAGGGTTTAGCTGAAGATGGGCATAATGAAAATGAGGTTTCCATCGGCCTTTGCATTCACAAG caCACCGGATTTGGACTCTCAGTGGATGGAAGGATCACAACATCCTTTACCAGGAAATGTAGCAATTGTTCCTCATCATTTTGCAGAGAGGTACTTATTCATTAA